Proteins from a single region of Nerophis lumbriciformis linkage group LG36, RoL_Nlum_v2.1, whole genome shotgun sequence:
- the LOC133576807 gene encoding protocadherin beta-16-like, producing MKNKRFVSCGYCLAFLFHFLHIVNGDLSYSIPEEMKRGSVIGNIAKDFGLNLGQLFARKARINPVDNNVQHCGINPNNGDLIVQERIDREGLCGKKASCVLKQEFVQENPLELHQINIRVLDINDNSPQFNEDSVKLEIQESAVKGARFLLGEAHDGDIGENSVQSYTLQQNDHFRLNVNTKPGGRKYCELVLDKELDREDEKDILLSLTAYDGGSPQRSGTVVIHVTVLDANDNVPVFSQTVYKASLPENSPLDTLVITVSASDADEGLNSEITYAFDHVSDDNINVFTLHPKTGDVRVAGVVDYEKMSSYEMQISAKDGLGLVSYSTLYIDLTDVNDNTPVILLNTLSNPVPENVSPGTEVGIINVQDRDSEQNGQVRCSIEQNVPFKLVSSIKNYYSLVTTGQLDRELVSDYNITISATDEGSPPLSSSKSLHLSVADINDNPPVFEEQSYSAYVSENNKAGSTLCSVSARDPDWRQNGTVIYSLLAAEVNGAPVSSYVSVNGDTGVIHAVRLFDYEHLRSIKVHVMARDNGSPPLSSNVSVSVFISDVNDNSPQILYPSPEGNSFMTELVPKAAHGGSVVSKVIAVDADSGQNAWLSYHIVKSTDPGLFTIGLHSGEIRTQRDISESDSMKQNLIVAVKDNGQPPLSATCSMYLLISDNLAEVPELKDISYEEKNSKLTSYLIIALVSVSTFFLTFIIIVLGVRFCRRRKPRLLFDGAVAIPSAYLPPNYADVDGTGTLRSTYNYDAYLTTGSRTSDFKFVSSYNDNMLPADQTLRKSPSDFVDDLHDSFDPLEGSVWDHEQELFNLLSH from the exons ATGAAGAACAAAAGATTTGTGTCCTGTGGCTACTGCCTCGCCTTTCTTTTTCATTTCCTTCACATCGTCAATGGAGACTTGAGCTACTCTATACCAGAGGAGATGAAACGTGGATCTGTAATTGGGAACATCGCCAAGGATTTTGGACTCAATTTGGGCCAGTTATTTGCTCGTAAAGCACGTATCAATCCTGTGGACAACAATGTTCAGCACTGCGGCATCAACCCCAACAATGGTGACTTGATTGTTCAGGAGAGGATCGACAGAGAAGGGCTTTGTGGCAAAAAGGCTTCATGTGTTCTCAAACAAGAATTTGTGCAGGAAAATCCATTAGAGCTGCATCAAATTAATATCCGTGTTTTAGATATTAATGATAATTCACCACAGTTTAACGAAGATTCAGTTAAATTAGAAATTCAGGAATCTGCGGTAAAGGGTGCTCGTTTTCTTCTTGGGGAAGCACATGATGGAGACATCGGTGAAAATTCTGTTCAAAGCTACACTTTACAGCAGAATGATCATTTCAGATTAAATGTAAACACTAAACCAGGTGGACGGAAGTACTGTGAATTGGTCTTAGACAAAGAACTAGATAGAGAAGATGAAAAAGACATCTTGCTCTCGCTGACTGCATATGATGGCGGCTCTCCTCAGAGATCAGGTACAGTAGTCATACATGTCACTGTGCTGGATGCTAATGATAATGTACCAGTGTTTAGTCAGACAGTCTATAAAGCCAGTCTGCCTGAAAACTCTCCTCTTGATACATTGGTGATCACAGTGAGTGCAAGTGATGCAGATGAAGGATTAAATAGTGAAATTACATATGCATTTGATCATGTTTCTGATGACAATATTAATGTATTTACATTGCATCCCAAAACTGGAGATGTTAGAGTTGCTGGTGTTGTTGATTATGAGAAAATGTCATCCTATGAAATGCAAATAAGTGCTAAAGATGGTCTTGGATTAGTGTCTTATTCAACATTATATATTGATCTTACTGATGTAAATGACAATACTCCTGTTATATTGCTGAATACCCTGTCAAATCCAGTACCAGAGAATGTGTCACCTGGTACAGAGGTGGGCATCATTAATGTTCAGGACAGAGACTCTGAGCAGAACGGACAGGTCCGCTGCTCCATTGAACAAAATGTCCCCTTTAAGTTAGTTTCTTCTATTAAAAACTATTATTCTCTGGTGACTACTGGACAACTGGACCGTGAACTAGTGTCTGATTACAACATTACAATCAGTGCCACTGACGAGGGCTCTCCTCCTCTGTCCTCCTCTAAAAGTCTTCACTTATCTGTAGCAGACATCAACGACAACCCACCTGTGTTTGAGGAACAGTCTTACAGCGCATATGTGAGTGAAAATAACAAAGCTGGCTCCACTTTATGTTCCGTTAGTGCTCGAGACCCCGACTGGAGACAGAACGGTACAGTGATTTATTCTCTGTTAGCCGCTGAGGTGAACGGTGCCCCGGTGTCCTCCTATGTGTCTGTTAATGGAGACACAGGTGTGATCCACGCTGTCAGGTTGTTTGATTACGAACACTTGAGGAGTATTAAAGTCCACGTCATGGCCAGAGACAACGGTTCTCCTCCGCTGAGCAGCAACGTGAGCGTCAGTGTGTTCATATCGGATGTGAATGACAACTCTCCTCAGATACTGTACCCCTCCCCAGAGGGTAACTCCTTCATGACTGAGCTGGTCCCCAAAGCTGCACATGGAGGCTCTGTGGTGTCCAAAGTGATAGCGGTGGACGCAGACTCCGGACAGAATGCCTGGCTGTCTTATCATATAGTCAAGTCCACTGATCCGGGACTTTTCACCATTGGTCTCCACAGTGGAGAGATCAGGACCCAGCGGGACATTTCTGAATCTGACAGCATGAAACAgaacctgattgtggcagtcAAAGATAACGGACAGCCCCCTCTCTCTGCCACCTGCtccatgtatttacttatttctgACAACTTGGCTGAGGTCCCAGAACTGAAGGACATTTCTTATGAGGAGAAGAATTCCAAACTGACGTCTTATCTCATCATCGCGCTGGTGTCTGTGTCTACCTTCTTTCTGACCTTCATCATCATCGTCCTGGGCGTGAGGTTTTGTCGCAGGAGAAAGCCCAGACTGTTGTTTGATGGAGCAGTTGCCATCCCCAGCGCATATCTGCCTCCTAATTACGCAGATGTTGACGGCACAGGAACTTTACGCAGCACCTACAACTATGACGCCTACTTGACAACAGGTTCTAGAACCAGTGACTTTAAGTTTGTGTCTTCTTACAATGACAACATGCTGCCTGCTGACCAAACTCTGAGGAAAAGTCCTTCTGACTTTGTTGATGATCTTCATGATTCTTTCGACCCTTTGGAG GGGTCAGTGTGGGACCATGAACAGGAGCTGTTCAACCTGCTCTCACACTGA
- the LOC133576806 gene encoding protocadherin beta-16-like: MENKRSVSCGYCLAFLFLFLHTINGDVSYSIPEEMKRGSVIGKIAKDLGLDLGQFSARKARIDPEDNNIQHCGINLNNGDLIVQERIDREGLCGKKASCVLKQEFVLENPLELHRINIRVVDINDNSPQFKEDSLKLEIRESAVKGARFLLGEAHDGDIGENAVQSYTLQQNDHFKLNVNTKPGGRMYCELVLDKELDREDEKDIVLSLTAYDGGSPRRSGTVVIHVTVLDANDNVPVFSQTVYKASLPENSPLDTLVITVSASDADEGLNSEILYEFDHVSDDNINVFTLHPKTGDVRVAGVVDYEKMSSYEMQISAKDGLGLVSYSTLIIDLTDVNDNPPVINLKSLSSPVPENVSPGTEVGIINVQDRDSEMNGQVRCSIQENVPFKLVPSIKNYYSLVTTGQLDRELVSDYNITISATDEGSLPLFSSKSLHLSVADINDNPPAFEEQSYSAYVSENNKAGSTLCSISARDPDWRQNGTVIYSLLAAEVNGAPVSSYVSVNGDTGVIHAVRSFDYEHLRNFKVQVMARDNGSPPLSSNVSVSVFVSDVNDNSPQILYPSPEGNSFMTELVPKAAHGGAVVSKVIAVDADSGQNAWLSYHIVKSTDPGLFTIGLHSGEIRTQRDISESDSMKQNLIVAVKDNGQPPLSATCSMYLLISDNLAEVPELKDISYDEKNSKLTSYLIIALVSVSTFFLTFIIIVLGVRFCRRRKPRLLFDGAVAIPSAYLPPNYADVDGTGTLRSTYNYDAYLTTGSRTSDFKFVSSYNDNTLPADQTLRKSPSDFVDDLHDAFDPLEALPHFYA, translated from the exons ATGGAAAACAAAAGATCTGTGTCCTGTGGCTACTGCCTCGCCTTTCTTTTCCTGTTCCTCCACACCATCAACGGAGACGTGAGCTACTCTATACCAGAGGAGATGAAACGTGGATCTGTCATTGGGAAAATCGCCAAAGATTTGGGACTTGATTTGGGCCAGTTTTCTGCTCGTAAGGCACGCATTGATCCTGAGGACAACAACATTCAGCACTGCGGCATCAACCTCAACAATGGTGACTTGATTGTTCAGGAGAGGATTGACAGAGAAGGGCTTTGTGGCAAAAAGGCTTCATGTGTTCTTAAACAAGAATTTGTGCTTGAAAATCCATTAGAGTTGCATCGTATTAATATTCGTGTTGTAGATATTAATGATAATTCACCCCAGTTCAAAGAGGATTCACTAAAATTAGAAATCCGAGAATCAGCAGTGAAGGGTGCTCGTTTTCTTCTCGGGGAAGCACATGATGGAGACATAGGAGAAAATGCTGTTCAAAGCTACACTTTGCAGCAGAATGATCATTTCAAATTAAATGTAAACACTAAACCAGGTGGACGGATGTACTGTGAATTGGTCTTAGACAAAGAATTAGATAGAGAAGATGAAAAAGACATTGTTCTCTCTCTGACAGCATATGATGGCGGCTCTCCTCGGAGATCAGGTACAGTAGTCATACATGTCACTGTGCTGGATGCTAATGATAATGTACCAGTGTTTAGTCAGACAGTCTATAAAGCCAGTCTGCCTGAAAACTCTCCTCTTGATACATTGGTGATCACAGTGAGTGCAAGTGATGCAGATGAAGGATTAAATAGTGAAATTTTATATGAATTTGATCATGTTTCTGATGACAATATTAATGTATTTACATTGCATCCCAAAACTGGAGATGTTAGAGTGGCTGGTGTTGTTGATTATGAGAAAATGTCATCCTATGAAATGCAAATAAGCGCTAAAGATGGTCTTGGATTAGTGTCTTATTCAACATTAATTATTGATCTTACTGATGTAAATGACAACCCTCCTGTGATTAATTTAAAGTCACTGTCTAGTCCAGTACCAGAGAATGTGTCACCTGGTACAGAGGTGGGCATCATTAATGTTCAGGACAGAGATTCTGAGATGAACGGACAAGTCCGCTGTTCCATTCAAGAAAATGTCCCCTTTAAGTTAGTTCCTTCTATTAAAAACTATTATTCTCTGGTGACTACTGGACAACTGGACCGTGAACTAGTGTCTGATTACAACATTACAATCAGTGCCACTGACGAGGGCTCTCTTCCTCTGTTCTCCTCTAAAAGTCTTCACTTATCTGTAGCAGACATCAACGACAACCCACCTGCGTTTGAGGAACAGTCCTACAGTGCATATGTGAGTGAAAATAACAAAGCTGGCTCCACTTTATGTTCCATTAGTGCTCGAGACCCTGACTGGAGACAAAACGGTACCGTGATTTATTCTCTGTTAGCCGCTGAGGTGAACGGTGCCCCGGTGTCCTCCTACGTGTCTGTTAACGGAGACACAGGTGTGATCCATGCTGTCAGGTCGTTTGATTACGAACACTTAAGGAATTTTAAAGTCCAGGTCATGGCCAGAGACAACGGTTCTCCTCCGCTGAGCAGCAACGTGAGCGTCAGTGTGTTCGTATCAGATGTGAATGACAACTCTCCTCAGATACTGTACCCCTCCCCAGAGGGTAACTCCTTCATGACCGAGCTGGTTCCCAAAGCTGCACATGGAGGTGCCGTGGTGTCCAAAGTGATAGCGGTGGACGCAGACTCCGGACAGAATGCCTGGCTGTCCTATCATATAGTCAAGTCCACTGATCCAGGACTTTTCACTATTGGTCTCCACAGTGGAGAGATCAGGACCCAGCGGGACATTTCTGAATCTGACAGCATGAAACAGAACCTGATTGTGGCAGTGAAAGATAACGGACAGCCCCCTCTCTCTGCCACCTGCtccatgtatttacttatttctgACAACTTGGCTGAGGTGCCAGAACTGAAGGACATTTCTTATGACGAGAAGAATTCCAAACTGACGTCTTATCTGATCATCGCGCTGGTGTCTGTGTCCACCTTCTTTCTGACCTTCATCATCATCGTCCTGGGTGTGAGGTTTTGTCGCAGGAGAAAGCCCAGACTGTTGTTTGATGGAGCAGTTGCCATCCCCAGCGCGTATCTGCCTCCTAATTACGCAGATGTTGACGGCACAGGAACTTTACGCAGCACCTACAACTATGACGCCTACTTGACAACAGGTTCTAGAACCAGTGACTTCAAGTTTGTGtcttcttacaatgacaatacacTGCCCGCTGACCAGACTCTGAGGAAAAGTCCTTCTGACTTTGTTGATGATCTTCATGATGCCTTCGACCCTTTGGAG GCTCTTCCTCATTTCTATGCTTAA
- the LOC133576805 gene encoding protocadherin beta-16-like, giving the protein MENKRFASLGYSLAFLFLFLHTINGDVSYSIPEEMKRGSVIGNIAKDLGLDLGTLSAREARTNPEDDNIQHCGINLNTGDLIVQERIDREELCGKKASCVLKQELVLENPLELHRINIRILDINDNSPQFNEDSLKFEIRESAYKGAQFLLGEAHDGDIGENAVQSYILQENDHFKLNVNTKQAGGQKYCELVLDKELDREDENDIMLSLTAYDGGSPQRSGTVVIHVTVLDANDNVPVFSQTVYKASLPENSPLDTLVITVSASDADEGLNSEITYAFNHVSDDKRHVFTLHPKTGDVRVAGVVDYEKMSSYEIQVSAKDGLGLVSYSTLLVHLTDVNDNTPVIQLKSRSIAIPENVSPGTEVGIINVQDRDSEQNGQVRCSIQQNVPFKLIPSIKNYYSVVTTGQLDRELVSDYNITISATDEGSPPLSSSKSLHISVTDINDNPPVFEEQSYSAYVSENNKAGSTLCSVSARDPDWRQNGTVIYSLLAAEVNGAPVSSYVSVNGDTGVIHAVRSFDYEHLRNFKVHVMARDNGSPPLSSNVSVSVFISDVNDNSPQILYPSPEGNSFMTELVPKAAHGGAVVSKVIAVDADSGQNAWLSYHIVKSTDPGLFTIGLHSGEIRTQRDISESDSMKQNLIVAVKDNGQPPLSATCSMYLLISDNLAEVPELKDISYDEKNSKLTSYLIIVLVSVSTFFLTFIIIVLGVRFCRRRKPRLLFDGAVAIPSAYLPPNYADVDGTGTLRSTYNYDAYLTTGSRTSDFKFVSSYNDNTLPADQTLRKSPSDFVDDLHDSFDPLED; this is encoded by the exons ATGGAGAACAAAAGATTTGCGTCATTAGGCTACAGCCTCGCCTTTCTTTTTCTCTTCCTCCACACCATCAATGGAGACGTGAGCTACTCTATCCCAGAGGAGATGAAACGTGGATCTGTAATTGGGAATATCGCCAAGGATTTGGGACTTGACTTGGGAACGTTATCTGCTCGTGAAGCACGAACTAATCCTGAAGATGACAACATTCAGCACTGCGGCATCAACCTCAACACTGGTGACTTGATTGTTCAGGAGAGGATTGACAGGGAAGAGCTTTGTGGCAAAAAGGCTTCATGTGTTCTTAAACAAGAACTTGTGCTGGAAAATCCATTAGAGCTGCATCGTATTAATATCCGTATTTTAGATATTAATGATAATTCACCACAATTTAATGAGGATTCACTTAAATTTGAAATCAGAGAATCGGCATACAAAGGTGCTCAATTTCTTCTCGGGGAAGCACATGATGGAGACATTGGTGAAAATGCTGTTCAAAGCTACATTTTACAGGAGAATGATCATTTCAAATTAAATGTAAACACTAAACAAGCAGGGGGACAGAAGTACTGTGAATTGGTCTTAGACAAAGAATTAGATAGAGAAGATGAAAACGACATCATGCTCTCGCTGACTGCATATGATGGCGGCTCTCCTCAGAGATCAGGTACTGTAGTCATACATGTCACTGTGCTGGATGCTAATGATAATGTACCAGTGTTTAGTCAGACAGTCTATAAAGCCAGTCTACCTGAAAACTCTCCTCTTGATACATTGGTGATCACAGTGAGTGCAAGTGATGCAGATGAAGGATTAAATAGTGAAATTACATATGCATTTAACCATGTTTCTGATGACAAAAGACATGTATTTACATTGCATCCTAAAACTGGAGATGTAAGAGTGGCTGGTGTTGTTGATTATGAGAAAATGTCATCATATGAAATACAAGTAAGCGCTAAAGATGGGCTTGGATTAGTGTCTTATTCAACATTACTTGTTCATCTTACTGATGTAAATGATAATACTCCTGTTATACAACTAAAATCACGGTCTATTGCAATACCAGAGAATGTGTCACCTGGTACAGAGGTGGGCATCATTAATGTTCAGGACAGAGACTCTGAGCAGAACGGACAAGTCCGCTGTTCGATTCAACAAAATGTCCCCTTTAAGTTAATACCTTCTATTAAAAACTATTATTCTGTGGTGACTACTGGACAACTGGACCGTGAACTAGTGTCTGATTACAACATTACAATCAGTGCCACTGACGAAGGCTCTCCTCCTCTGTCCTCCTCTAAAAGTCTTCACATATCTGTAACAGACATCAACGACAACCCACCTGTGTTTGAGGAACAGTCCTACAGTGCATATGTGAGTGAAAATAACAAAGCTGGCTCCACTTTATGTTCCGTTAGTGCTCGAGACCCTGACTGGAGACAGAACGGTACcgtgatttattcattgttggcTGCTGAAGTGAACGGTGCCCCGGTGTCCTCCTATGTGTCTGTTAACGGAGACACAGGTGTGATCCACGCTGTCAGGTCATTTGATTACGAACACTTGAGGAATTTTAAAGTCCACGTCATGGCCAGAGACAACGGTTCTCCTCCGCTGAGCAGCAACGTGAGCGTCAGTGTGTTCATATCGGATGTGAATGACAACTCTCCTCAGATACTGTACCCCTCCCCAGAGGGTAACTCCTTCATGACAGAGCTGGTCCCCAAAGCTGCACACGGAGGCGCTGTGGTGTCCAAAGTGATAGCGGTGGACGCAGACTCCGGACAGAACGCCTGGCTGTCCTATCATATAGTCAAGTCCACTGATCCGGGACTTTTCACCATTGGTCTCCACAGTGGAGAGATCAGGACCCAGCGGGACATTTCTGAATCTGACAGCATGAAACAGAACCTGATTGTGGCAGTGAAAGATAACGGACAGCCCCCTCTCTCTGCCACCTGCtccatgtatttacttatttctgATAACTTGGCTGAGGTCCCAGAACTGAAGGACATTTCTTATGACGAGAAGAATTCTAAACTGACGTCTTATCTGATCATCGTGCTGGTGTCTGTGTCCACCTTCTTTCTGACCTTCATCATCATCGTCCTGGGTGTGAGGTTTTGTCGCAGGAGAAAGCCCAGACTGTTGTTTGATGGAGCAGTTGCCATCCCCAGCGCTTATCTGCCTCCTAATTACGCAGATGTTGACGGCACAGGAACTTTACGCAGCACCTACAACTATGACGCCTACTTGACAACAGGTTCTAGAACCAGTGACTTTAAGTTTGTGTCTTCTTACAATGACAACACACTGCCTGCTGACCAAACTCTGAGGAAAAGTCCTTCTGACTTTGTTGATGATCTTCATGATTCCTTCGACCCTTTGGAG GACTAA
- the LOC133576765 gene encoding protocadherin gamma-A4-like, with protein MALLFVLTFGFFILQSVQGDVSYSLPEEMKRGSIIGNIAKDLGLDSGKLAARKARIDTENSNVKCCGINLSTGDLVVQERIDREGLCAKKPSCVLKQDLFLENPLELHRINIRVQDINDNSPQFKENSLKLEIQESADKGAHFLLDEAHDADIGENAVQDYSLQKNDFFSLNVKTKGTGRKYSELVLDKELDRENQNEIMLLLTAYDGGSPRRSGTVVMHVTVLDANDNVPVFSQTVYKASLPENSPLDTLVITVTATDPDDGVNGDVFYGFDNVDEHQVFSLSPKTGDIKVLGSIDYERESSYELQISAKDGLGLASYATLIIEIVDTNDNAPIIYLKSLNDPVPENVSPGTEVGIINVQDRDSEKNGLVRCSIQQNVPFKLVPSIKNYYSLVTTGQLDRELVSDYNITISATDEGSPPLSSSKSIHLSVADINDNPPVFEEQSYSAYVSENNKAGSTLCSVSARDPDWRQNGTVIYSLLAAQVNGAPVSSYVSVNGDTGVIHAVRSFDYENLRSFKVHVMARDNGSPPLSSNVSVSVFISDVNDNSPQILYPSPKGNSFMTELIPKAAHGGSVVSKVIAVDADSGQNAWLSYHIVKSTDPGLFTIGLHSGEIRTQRDISESDSMKQNLIVAVKDNGQPPLSATCSMYLLISDNLAEVPELKDISYDEKNSKLTSYLIIALVSVSTFFLTFIIIVLGVRFCRRRKPRLLFDGAVAIPSAYLPPNYADVDGTGTLRSTYNYDAYLTTGSRTSDFKFVSSYNDNTLPADQTLRKSPSDFVDDLHDSFDPLEVGTFTM; from the coding sequence ATGGCGCTACTCTTTGTCCTCACGTTTGGGTTTTTCATCCTGCAATCCGTCCAAGGAGATGTGAGCTATTCTCTTCCCGAGGAGATGAAACGTGGATCTATAATCGGGAACATTGCTAAGGATCTGGGCCTTGATTCAGGCAAGCTCGCCGCTCGCAAAGCCCGCATTGACACGGAGAATAGCAATGTGAAATGCTGCGGAATTAATCTCAGTACCGGAGACTTGGTTGTGCAAGAAAGGATCGACAGAGAGGGGCTGTGTGCAAAAAAGCCGTCTTGTGTGCTGAAACAGGACCTTTTTCTGGAAAACCCGCTGGAACTGCATCGCATTAACATCCGCGTTCAGGATATCAATGATAATTCACCACAGTTTAAAGAAAATTCTCTAAAATTGGAAATCCAGGAATCTGCTGACAAGGGTGCACATTTTCTTTTGGATGAGGCACATGATGCAGATATTGGTGAAAATGCTGTCCAGGACTACTCCCTTCAGAAGAATGATTTTTTCTCATTAAATGTCAAAACAAAGGGAACTGGACGTAAATACAGTGAATTAGTACTAGATAAAGAATTAGACAGAGAAAATCAAAATGAAATAATGCTTCTTCTGACTGCATATGATGGCGGCTCTCCCCGGAGATCAGGTACAGTAGTCATGCATGTCACTGTGCTGGATGCTAATGATAATGTACCAGTGTTTAGTCAGACAGTCTATAAAGCCAGTCTCCCTGAAAACTCTCCTCTTGATACATTGGTGATCACAGTGACTGCTACTGACCCTGATGATGGAGTAAATGGAGATGTTTTCTATGGATTTgacaatgttgatgaacatcaggtTTTTTCTCTCAGTCCTAAAACAGGTGACATCAAAGTGTTAGGTTCCATTGATTATGAAAGGGAATCATCCTATGAGCTTCAAATAAGTGCCAAAGATGGTCTAGGATTGGCCTCATATGCCACATTAATTATTGAAATTGTTGACACTAATGACAATGCTCCAATTATTTACCTAAAATCGCTGAATGACCCTGTACCAGAAAATGTGTCACCTGGTACTGAGGTGGGGATTATTAATGTTCAGGACAGAGACTCTGAGAAGAACGGACTAGTCCGCTGTTCTATTCAACAAAATGTCCCCTTTAAATTAGTACCGTCTATTAAAAACTATTATTCTCTGGTGACTACTGGACAACTGGACCGTGAACTAGTGTCTGATTACAACATTACAATCAGTGCCACTGACGAGGGCTCTCCTCCTCTGTCCTCCTCTAAAAGTATTCACTTATCTGTAGCAGACATCAACGACAACCCACCTGTGTTTGAGGAACAGTCCTACAGCGCATATGTGAGTGAAAATAACAAAGCTGGCTCCACTTTATGTTCCGTTAGTGCTCGAGACCCCGACTGGAGACAGAACGGTACCGTGATTTATTCTCTGTTAGCCGCTCAGGTGAACGGTGCCCCGGTGTCCTCCTATGTATCTGTTAACGGAGACACAGGTGTGATCCATGCTGTCAGGTCATTTGATTACGAAAACTTGAGGAGTTTTAAAGTCCATGTCATGGCCAGAGACAACGGTTCTCCTCCGCTGAGCAGCAACGTGAGTGTCAGTGTGTTCATATCGGATGTGAATGACAACTCTCCTCAGATACTGTACCCCTCCCCAAAGGGTAACTCCTTCATGACCGAGCTGATCCCCAAAGCTGCACACGGAGGTTCTGTGGTGTCCAAAGTGATAGCGGTGGACGCAGACTCCGGACAGAACGCCTGGCTGTCCTATCATATAGTCAAGTCCACTGATCCGGGACTTTTCACCATTGGTCTCCACAGTGGAGAGATCAGGACCCAGCGGGACATTTCTGAATCTGACAGCATGAAACAGAACCTGATTGTGGCAGTGAAAGATAACGGACAGCCCCCTCTCTCTGCCACCTGCtccatgtatttacttatttctgATAACTTGGCTGAGGTCCCAGAACTAAAGGACATTTCTTATGACGAGAAGAATTCCAAACTGACGTCTTATCTGATCATCGCGCTGGTGTCTGTGTCCACCTTCTTTCTGACCTTCATCATCATCGTCCTGGGTGTGAGGTTTTGTCGCAGGAGAAAGCCCAGACTGTTGTTTGATGGAGCAGTTGCCATCCCCAGCGCGTATCTGCCTCCTAATTACGCAGATGTTGACGGCACAGGAACTTTACGCAGCACCTACAACTATGACGCCTACTTGACAACAGGTTCTAGAACCAGTGACTTTAAGTTTGTGTCTTCTTACAATGACAACACGCTGCCTGCTGACCAGACTCTGAGGAAAAGCCCTTCTGACTTTGTTGATGATCTTCACGATTCGTTCGACCCTTTGGAGGTAGGAACCTTTACAATGTAA